In the Victivallis sp. Marseille-Q1083 genome, one interval contains:
- a CDS encoding uroporphyrinogen decarboxylase family protein — translation MTQKVSVDFHPKFLHDNFGVDFGEAYHADPFLRAREWRRVQQELHNRFGQYGLFPAPAAEHAGVLDGIGIQPLDFLNAALGGRLEFMPAEAVWTPDKPLSHIETLDDVRALPEIDWETEPLYRNLLAQYEQLRAADPAGRPTGLQCAFHAGGDEAILITHSSYTTAFRLLGDRIFELMMFEEEVAMALFEYIYRQYRRQAEHFCRLAGWRITKIHFGDCAATMLSPDWFERFNLVLAEKIIGEGGYTGCVQHSCGPSSHLLESFTRIPKLEELQLGYGTDLAQARRLFPDTRIIAFYSAAALLNESPEQIGANLERMAAELQDHYQIVGSSFDPATPPDHLTAFLETAQLLNAAGTP, via the coding sequence ATGACGCAAAAAGTCTCCGTGGATTTTCATCCGAAGTTTCTCCACGATAACTTCGGGGTCGATTTTGGCGAAGCGTATCACGCCGACCCGTTTTTACGGGCCCGCGAGTGGCGGCGTGTGCAGCAGGAACTGCACAACCGTTTCGGACAGTACGGCCTCTTTCCGGCGCCGGCGGCGGAACACGCCGGAGTGCTCGACGGCATCGGCATCCAGCCGCTCGATTTTTTGAATGCGGCGCTCGGCGGCCGGCTGGAATTCATGCCGGCGGAAGCGGTCTGGACGCCGGATAAGCCGCTGAGCCACATTGAAACGCTCGATGATGTCAGGGCGTTGCCGGAAATCGACTGGGAGACGGAACCGTTGTACCGGAATCTGCTGGCGCAGTACGAGCAACTGCGGGCCGCCGATCCGGCCGGGCGGCCGACCGGGCTGCAATGCGCGTTCCACGCCGGCGGGGATGAGGCGATCCTGATTACCCACAGCTCCTATACGACCGCTTTCCGGCTGCTGGGCGACCGCATCTTCGAGCTGATGATGTTCGAGGAGGAGGTGGCGATGGCGCTGTTCGAGTACATCTACCGGCAGTACCGCCGTCAGGCGGAACATTTCTGTCGGCTGGCCGGTTGGAGGATCACCAAAATTCACTTTGGCGACTGTGCGGCGACGATGCTGTCGCCGGATTGGTTTGAACGCTTCAATCTGGTGTTGGCCGAAAAAATCATCGGGGAAGGCGGCTATACCGGCTGCGTCCAGCACTCTTGCGGACCGTCCAGTCATCTGCTGGAAAGCTTCACCCGGATTCCGAAGCTGGAGGAGCTCCAGCTCGGCTACGGCACCGACCTGGCCCAGGCACGTCGACTGTTTCCGGACACCAGAATCATCGCCTTTTATTCGGCGGCGGCGCTGCTCAATGAGTCTCCGGAGCAGATCGGCGCCAATCTGGAACGGATGGCGGCGGAATTGCAGGATCATTACCAGATCGTCGGATCCTCGTTCGATCCGGCGACGCCGCCGGATCATCTGACCGCGTTTCTGGAAACCGCGCAGTTGCTCAACGCGGCCGGTACGCCGTAA
- a CDS encoding BatD family protein codes for MKIIWYSFIFLLLLAVGPLAGAAGVEVSVDTPEVIVGGQFSLTLKTESREQPVLNSQPDIANARWLPGYSSSMQLVNRNVESSVSYHLLATAAGEIVIPPLEVKVGRNSYLTERIVVKAVPAAEVKLPEEADAQGGARSVKDSVFANARFLNDRTVFYVGEEIPLEINVYYRQPLELQLTSYPQIQLDKAVFHDYANLNPEDSRFAPPQQGTASIQGQPFGVYRFRTAFRMIGAGEFRPDITVSSVILIPNQSRSRDPWDSFFGSSYQRYPYDMNVDLPAFTVKPLPAAPAEVTPLGLIGDWKIDYQLSSDTFRVGEPVTLTVTLSGEGSLDNLSAPGLKIPDFRVYPPEILHNTRSNSSISQGTVQYTFIPLKAGSAVLSVNLGAFNIQTGQYQQFPFTRTLNVEPAAPGAAGSSHVSTAIEMPEAPLPAEPAAAPRRSGILYLKQQPGGSVYLPLYRNYLFSYTLIFLLGPVIFGLVAWRRFQQQKLAADQGGQRRMLARQRRSALLRKLRQTPEADLPQFVNAEVVPFLNDYFDLPPGTASGELAAKLQNQELASCLSAAENSSYLPGHSAAAGVDGMRDKLLKALKHFTVWAVLFGALGVQAGTPAEFTDALTAYDRGDYNQAAGYFRQELSRQAPQPNLLYNLGCALCQNGDYAEALLAFEQAKLLAPRDSAIQENLNFVRRKLFLPETGQITNPKELIVYWRDLLRPDQWLMAATVFWSAAFLFLLLRRRIGPGKFYVLLGMLVVLIGLCLTAASFQRSGPYNPDRALTIAAHTRLRSLPSETTGQVEQTLPAGTPLTILESRTDYYRVRTVNNAEGWVNTTDISRIFNPRQLTLPDVKK; via the coding sequence GTGAAAATTATCTGGTACAGTTTCATTTTTCTGCTGTTGCTGGCGGTCGGCCCGCTGGCCGGCGCGGCGGGAGTGGAAGTTTCGGTCGATACTCCGGAGGTCATTGTCGGCGGGCAGTTTTCTTTGACGTTGAAAACCGAAAGCCGCGAGCAGCCGGTGCTTAACAGTCAGCCCGACATCGCCAATGCCCGCTGGCTGCCGGGCTATTCCAGTTCGATGCAGTTGGTCAACCGCAACGTCGAATCTTCGGTCAGCTATCATTTGCTGGCGACGGCGGCGGGCGAGATCGTCATTCCGCCGCTGGAGGTCAAAGTCGGCCGGAACTCCTATCTGACCGAGCGGATCGTCGTCAAGGCGGTGCCGGCGGCCGAGGTGAAACTGCCGGAAGAAGCCGATGCCCAGGGGGGCGCCCGTTCCGTCAAGGACAGCGTATTTGCCAACGCCCGTTTCCTCAACGACCGGACCGTGTTTTACGTCGGCGAGGAGATTCCGCTGGAGATCAACGTCTACTACCGGCAGCCGCTGGAACTGCAGTTGACCAGTTATCCGCAAATTCAGTTGGACAAGGCGGTTTTTCACGATTATGCCAATTTGAATCCGGAAGATTCCCGCTTTGCGCCGCCGCAGCAGGGCACGGCTTCCATTCAGGGGCAACCGTTCGGCGTCTACCGCTTCCGCACCGCTTTCCGGATGATCGGCGCCGGGGAATTCCGGCCGGACATCACCGTTTCCAGCGTGATTTTAATCCCCAATCAGAGCCGCAGCCGCGATCCCTGGGACAGCTTTTTCGGCAGTTCCTACCAGCGTTACCCCTACGATATGAATGTCGATTTGCCGGCGTTTACCGTCAAGCCGCTGCCGGCCGCTCCGGCCGAAGTGACGCCGCTGGGGTTGATCGGCGACTGGAAGATCGACTATCAACTTTCCAGCGACACGTTCCGGGTCGGCGAACCGGTGACGCTGACCGTGACCTTGAGTGGTGAAGGTTCCCTGGACAATTTGTCCGCCCCGGGGTTGAAAATTCCGGATTTCCGGGTGTATCCGCCGGAAATCCTTCACAATACCCGTTCCAACAGCAGCATCAGCCAGGGGACGGTTCAATACACTTTCATTCCGTTGAAAGCCGGTTCTGCCGTGTTGTCGGTCAATCTGGGCGCATTCAACATTCAGACCGGCCAGTACCAGCAATTTCCGTTCACCCGGACGTTGAATGTGGAGCCGGCGGCGCCGGGCGCCGCCGGCAGCAGCCATGTCAGTACGGCGATCGAGATGCCGGAGGCGCCGCTGCCGGCCGAACCCGCCGCAGCGCCCAGGCGCAGCGGCATCCTTTACTTGAAGCAGCAGCCGGGCGGCAGCGTTTATTTGCCGCTTTACCGCAATTATCTGTTCAGCTATACGCTGATTTTTCTGCTCGGACCGGTCATTTTCGGCCTGGTAGCCTGGCGGCGGTTCCAGCAGCAGAAACTGGCGGCCGACCAGGGGGGCCAGCGCCGGATGCTGGCCCGGCAGCGGCGCAGTGCGCTGCTGCGCAAGCTGCGGCAGACCCCGGAAGCCGATTTGCCGCAGTTCGTCAACGCCGAAGTGGTGCCGTTCCTCAACGACTATTTCGATTTGCCGCCGGGGACTGCTTCCGGCGAGCTGGCTGCCAAATTACAGAATCAAGAGCTGGCTTCCTGTCTGAGCGCGGCGGAGAACTCCAGTTATTTGCCGGGCCATTCGGCGGCCGCCGGGGTCGACGGGATGCGGGATAAGCTGTTGAAAGCGTTGAAACATTTTACCGTCTGGGCGGTGCTGTTCGGCGCGCTCGGCGTCCAGGCCGGGACGCCGGCGGAGTTCACCGATGCCTTGACCGCTTACGACCGCGGCGATTACAATCAGGCGGCCGGTTATTTCCGGCAGGAGCTCAGCCGTCAGGCGCCGCAGCCGAACCTGCTTTACAACCTGGGTTGTGCGTTGTGCCAGAACGGCGACTATGCGGAAGCGCTGCTCGCTTTCGAGCAGGCGAAATTGTTGGCGCCGCGCGATTCGGCGATACAGGAGAATCTCAATTTCGTCCGGCGCAAACTGTTTCTGCCGGAAACCGGCCAGATCACCAATCCGAAGGAGCTGATCGTTTATTGGCGCGACCTGCTGCGGCCGGATCAGTGGCTGATGGCGGCGACTGTTTTCTGGAGTGCGGCGTTTCTCTTTCTGCTGCTGCGCCGCCGGATCGGACCGGGGAAATTTTATGTGTTGCTCGGCATGCTGGTCGTTTTGATCGGGCTGTGTTTGACGGCGGCCAGCTTCCAGCGTTCCGGCCCGTACAATCCGGACCGGGCGTTGACCATTGCCGCGCATACCAGATTGCGGAGTTTGCCGAGCGAGACGACCGGCCAGGTGGAACAGACTCTGCCGGCCGGAACGCCGCTGACCATCCTGGAAAGCCGGACGGATTATTACCGGGTCCGCACCGTCAACAACGCGGAAGGATGGGTGAATACAACCGATATTTCCCGGATTTTCAATCCGCGCCAATTGACGTTGCCGGATGTGAAAAAGTAA
- the mgtE gene encoding magnesium transporter gives MESVRLDKKHIQNLLRNGLYDELRRTIAETDPVDVADLMEELDPEEVELIFSILDNELASEVIVEMDAGDIEDVVENLSPDKLAGMLQEMAPDDAADILNEMDEADQDTVLHLLTPDKKEELQELAEYDPDSAGGLMTPEFYAVPDNLTVEQAIQALAADDFDDPVTTVFAVNADGRLVGSIHIAELIAFPGDAKIHDIVDQQLIYATVDEPGSEVARKVRKYDLMVIPVVDHDSKLVGRITVDDIIDFIDDEAAEDMAKMAGAPDIEQREISPLSIVRLRLPWLLITMLTGSIVSLIVQKLLFLPTAAGLAAFVPVILGMGGNTGMQATAVTVRSIALGEIEFSRLVWVFLRELLVGAIMGVVCGVIISGVVFLNLHYFSDATATGNLSLLKLMVVVACSMFTAMSFAAFSGAMMPILLHKCKIDPAVASGPFVSTGNDLSASLIYLGMCTLLL, from the coding sequence ATGGAATCGGTTCGCTTAGACAAGAAACATATTCAGAATCTTCTGCGGAACGGCCTTTACGACGAGTTGCGGCGGACGATTGCCGAGACCGACCCGGTCGACGTGGCCGATTTGATGGAAGAACTTGATCCGGAAGAAGTCGAGCTGATTTTCTCCATTCTGGACAATGAACTGGCCTCCGAAGTCATCGTCGAAATGGACGCCGGCGACATCGAGGATGTCGTCGAAAACCTCTCCCCCGACAAACTGGCCGGCATGCTGCAGGAGATGGCGCCGGATGACGCCGCCGACATCCTCAACGAGATGGACGAAGCCGACCAGGATACCGTGCTGCATTTGCTGACGCCGGACAAGAAGGAAGAACTGCAGGAACTGGCGGAATACGACCCGGACTCCGCCGGCGGCCTGATGACGCCGGAATTTTACGCCGTTCCGGACAACCTGACCGTCGAACAGGCCATCCAGGCGCTGGCCGCCGATGATTTCGACGACCCGGTCACCACCGTGTTCGCCGTCAACGCCGACGGCAGGCTGGTCGGCAGCATCCATATTGCCGAATTGATCGCCTTTCCCGGCGACGCCAAAATCCATGACATCGTCGACCAGCAGTTGATCTACGCCACCGTCGACGAGCCCGGCAGCGAAGTCGCCCGCAAAGTCCGCAAGTATGACCTGATGGTGATCCCGGTGGTCGACCACGATTCCAAGCTGGTCGGCCGGATCACCGTCGACGACATCATCGACTTCATCGATGACGAAGCCGCCGAAGACATGGCCAAAATGGCCGGAGCACCGGACATCGAACAGCGGGAAATTTCGCCGCTGTCCATCGTCCGGCTGCGGCTGCCGTGGTTGTTGATCACGATGCTCACCGGTTCGATCGTCAGTCTTATCGTCCAGAAGCTGCTCTTTCTGCCGACCGCCGCCGGGCTGGCCGCTTTCGTCCCGGTCATCCTGGGCATGGGCGGCAACACCGGCATGCAGGCCACCGCGGTGACGGTGCGGAGCATTGCGCTCGGCGAAATCGAATTCTCCCGGCTGGTCTGGGTATTCCTGCGGGAACTGCTGGTCGGCGCCATCATGGGGGTGGTTTGCGGCGTCATCATTTCGGGCGTCGTCTTTCTCAATCTGCATTATTTTTCCGACGCGACGGCGACCGGCAATCTCTCGCTGCTCAAATTGATGGTGGTGGTCGCCTGCTCGATGTTTACGGCGATGAGCTTCGCCGCCTTTTCCGGCGCGATGATGCCGATTCTGCTGCACAAATGCAAGATCGATCCGGCGGTGGCCTCCGGCCCGTTCGTCTCCACCGGCAACGACCTTTCGGCATCGCTGATCTATCTGGGCATGTGTACGTTGTTGTTGTGA
- a CDS encoding TIM44-like domain-containing protein: MTHRNFQRLKRFAVLLLAGASAPAALATAGGGNLFGGGFDGGGLLDFGGGGDGLLYLFWFLLRLTIQYPLIGIPADILVIAFLYWQIYLLNRMYKDRLNRRKHLAREQLNFDKHSREFRLRNPEFSEAALCGRVARAYRLIQECWSNQDMTPARAFLSDGIFERFQLQLLMQRSTAVHNVVTVEEIENVRIVACNADNYFDRMDFLVTARQSDYYLHAATGKQLYGSRKAEKFSEYWTLVRRKGAGEKNSASVWENCCPNCGTPLERLDRCCCPSCGAIVNSGDYDWVLTNLTQVEAYRRLEDEAVRPGIARLQQHDRTFSPYAVADRTALIFYRYQAARLLADSRQLRKVATPEFIAANAATFQPDAGGEHRFLADAAIGSIELLGCDSESSAEFDFLTMLVVFSGHETAAPIPSSLPVRPDRSILYRQVFVLARRKGVKTFSERVLSSTFCPNCGAPETPEGVDRCEYCGTVWSDGSRNWVLTALQNYLEQADFSDPGLLAAPDRPDNDLQLDSIPHVDTLLAAAAWMMLKDHEEAPEERRLLEQLARAVNVSDARLKMILSAVKDSSFELVLPEDPIAANQFLQAIARMALIDGKLSPREEKLLHEIGEMLHFSRYDVRQAINRQRTCLYHLNRRRNG, encoded by the coding sequence ATGACGCACCGTAATTTCCAACGATTGAAAAGGTTCGCCGTCCTGCTGCTGGCCGGAGCATCGGCGCCGGCCGCGCTGGCAACGGCCGGCGGCGGCAATTTGTTCGGCGGCGGATTCGACGGCGGAGGGCTGCTTGACTTCGGCGGCGGCGGCGACGGGTTGCTTTACCTCTTCTGGTTTCTCCTTCGCCTGACAATTCAATATCCGCTCATCGGCATTCCGGCGGACATCCTCGTCATCGCATTTCTTTACTGGCAGATCTATCTGTTGAACCGGATGTACAAAGACCGTCTGAACCGCCGGAAACATCTGGCGCGGGAGCAGTTGAATTTCGACAAGCACAGCCGGGAATTCCGATTGCGCAATCCGGAATTCTCCGAAGCGGCGTTGTGCGGCCGGGTCGCCAGAGCATACCGCCTCATCCAGGAGTGCTGGAGCAACCAGGATATGACGCCGGCCCGGGCTTTTCTTTCCGACGGCATCTTCGAACGTTTCCAGCTTCAATTGCTGATGCAGCGTTCCACCGCGGTGCACAACGTCGTGACGGTGGAGGAAATCGAAAACGTCCGGATCGTCGCCTGCAACGCCGACAATTATTTCGACCGGATGGATTTCCTGGTTACCGCCCGGCAGAGTGATTACTATCTCCACGCGGCGACCGGCAAACAACTGTACGGAAGCCGGAAAGCGGAAAAGTTCTCCGAATACTGGACGCTGGTCCGCCGCAAGGGCGCCGGGGAGAAAAATAGCGCTTCTGTCTGGGAAAATTGCTGTCCGAATTGCGGCACGCCGCTGGAACGGCTGGACCGCTGCTGTTGTCCGAGCTGCGGCGCCATCGTCAATTCCGGCGATTACGACTGGGTGCTGACGAATCTGACGCAGGTGGAAGCCTACCGGCGTCTGGAAGACGAGGCTGTCCGGCCGGGGATCGCCCGGTTGCAGCAGCATGACCGGACCTTCAGCCCCTATGCCGTCGCCGACCGGACCGCGTTGATTTTTTACCGGTACCAGGCCGCCCGGCTGCTGGCCGACAGCCGCCAATTGCGCAAAGTGGCCACGCCGGAATTTATCGCGGCCAATGCCGCAACTTTCCAACCGGACGCCGGCGGCGAACACCGCTTCCTGGCGGACGCGGCAATCGGCAGCATCGAACTGCTCGGCTGCGACAGCGAAAGCTCGGCGGAATTCGACTTCCTCACCATGCTGGTGGTATTCAGCGGCCACGAAACCGCCGCGCCGATTCCATCGTCGCTGCCGGTCCGTCCGGACCGGTCGATCCTCTACCGCCAGGTCTTCGTCCTCGCCCGGCGCAAAGGGGTCAAAACATTTTCGGAACGGGTTTTGAGCAGTACGTTCTGTCCGAATTGCGGCGCGCCGGAAACGCCGGAGGGGGTCGACCGCTGTGAATATTGCGGGACGGTATGGTCCGACGGCAGCCGCAACTGGGTACTCACCGCCCTGCAGAATTATCTGGAACAAGCCGATTTCAGCGATCCCGGACTGCTGGCGGCGCCGGACCGGCCGGATAACGATTTGCAGCTCGACTCGATCCCGCATGTCGACACGCTGCTGGCCGCCGCAGCCTGGATGATGCTCAAAGACCACGAGGAAGCGCCGGAAGAGCGCCGGTTGCTGGAGCAACTGGCGCGGGCGGTCAACGTCAGCGACGCCCGCCTGAAGATGATTCTGTCCGCCGTCAAGGACAGCAGTTTCGAGCTGGTACTGCCAGAAGATCCGATCGCCGCCAACCAGTTTCTGCAGGCCATCGCCCGTATGGCGCTGATCGACGGCAAATTATCGCCGCGGGAAGAGAAACTGCTCCACGAAATCGGCGAAATGCTGCATTTCAGCCGTTACGACGTCAGGCAGGCCATCAACCGGCAGCGCACCTGCCTTTACCATCTGAACCGCCGCCGAAACGGCTGA
- the rlmN gene encoding 23S rRNA (adenine(2503)-C(2))-methyltransferase RlmN: MAGRTGPDDDGAGALTMSSCLPSILTVPEAELQAFFRDNGEKSFRRKQLQEWLYRRHTLQFAAMTDLPGALRLALTERFADCSSTLAATLPAPDGTEKLLLHLADGEAIEMVLIPSPGRMTFCLSTQVGCPVGCRFCASGRDGLIRNLHTHEILEQLYHGSARIGRLPDNIVFMGIGEGLLNLKQLLPAITMLIAPERFGMAPRRLTVSTSGYVPGIYELAAFGRELNLAVSLHAVDDATRAVLIPDTLRYPLAEILAAVDDYQQKIGRMATFEYTLIEAVNDQDSAARALARLARRHHAKINLIPYNATTELFRRPSNAVIRRFAELLEAEGAKMTLRLEKGAKVAAACGQLRATHRRTPAATE, translated from the coding sequence GTGGCGGGGCGAACTGGACCCGACGACGACGGCGCCGGAGCCCTGACCATGTCGTCCTGCTTGCCATCCATCCTGACCGTGCCGGAGGCGGAATTACAGGCATTTTTCCGCGACAACGGCGAAAAATCGTTCCGGCGGAAACAACTGCAGGAGTGGCTGTACCGCCGTCACACGTTGCAGTTCGCCGCCATGACCGACCTGCCCGGCGCTCTGCGGCTGGCGCTGACCGAACGTTTTGCCGACTGCTCTTCCACGCTGGCCGCCACGCTGCCGGCGCCGGACGGGACGGAAAAGCTGCTGCTGCACCTGGCCGACGGCGAGGCGATCGAAATGGTGCTCATCCCCTCTCCCGGCCGCATGACATTCTGCCTGAGCACCCAGGTCGGCTGTCCGGTCGGCTGCCGTTTCTGCGCCAGCGGCCGCGACGGTTTGATCCGCAATCTGCACACCCACGAAATACTTGAGCAACTGTATCACGGCAGCGCCCGCATCGGCCGGCTGCCGGACAATATCGTTTTCATGGGCATCGGCGAAGGCCTGCTCAATTTGAAACAACTGCTGCCGGCCATCACGATGCTGATCGCGCCGGAGCGGTTCGGCATGGCGCCGCGACGGTTGACCGTCTCGACCAGCGGTTATGTCCCCGGCATTTATGAACTGGCGGCATTCGGCCGGGAGTTGAACCTGGCCGTTTCGCTGCACGCCGTCGACGATGCGACCCGGGCCGTCCTGATTCCGGACACCCTGCGCTATCCGCTCGCCGAAATCCTGGCCGCGGTGGATGACTACCAGCAGAAGATCGGCCGGATGGCGACTTTCGAATACACCCTGATCGAAGCCGTCAACGACCAGGACAGCGCCGCCCGGGCCCTGGCCCGGCTGGCCCGGCGTCATCACGCCAAAATCAACCTGATTCCCTACAACGCCACCACCGAACTTTTCCGGCGGCCTTCCAACGCGGTCATCCGGCGGTTTGCCGAACTTCTCGAGGCGGAGGGCGCCAAAATGACGCTGCGGCTGGAAAAAGGCGCCAAAGTCGCCGCCGCCTGCGGCCAGTTGCGGGCAACCCACCGCCGAACCCCAGCCGCGACGGAATGA
- a CDS encoding glycosyltransferase family 39 protein, whose product MARYEEHPVKPTTAVIVLVLSFLFLYCPWLLGSKELYWEEVNYAIQAVENTWFPPLSIEQAVAVANGFPLYPLMARLLYELGIPMELALRLLSIASLGILATMVYLTTVRIGGTMAGATATVTLLASNIVIEKALNGYPNMLMLLLLTAGQLSWFTLGARRGNWSAAWLAGFGFTALAFYVGGFMAIVYFIFPLIFLRRPLSVSTKLNRPGFYLGLVLLALVILFWKLPILLYDGNVQSDPFWLALPTVGQYLYHLCFFPLDVIVRFLPWTLIAWTPFCVAFQPLDPVPIFSRYLRTLFISLFFLLWFSPLTEPRDIILLAPPLGIMTGINYWLLVRRYGGQLHKLLTPFLWLTAAAGIAILGFYLLPPEWWTQFFPLERSLEFRHSLFAKTNGILLGTLALFIGIFLWKMYRHIPIWLTLLLLTMAPVLFYWSITRPYSDQENSKRKFALSLRNALLTDTGDRLPAVYINDIRGLYGECFYLGGKVYKLSSLRELPQDAPVVYLISPDYPESRAGRNWKNLLDKTYQEKRICLWRGELDPTTTAPEP is encoded by the coding sequence ATGGCACGCTATGAAGAACATCCCGTCAAACCGACGACTGCGGTCATCGTTCTGGTTTTGAGTTTTCTTTTTCTGTACTGTCCCTGGCTGCTCGGCAGCAAGGAACTCTACTGGGAAGAGGTCAATTACGCAATTCAGGCGGTGGAAAACACCTGGTTTCCGCCGCTGAGCATCGAACAAGCCGTCGCCGTCGCCAACGGCTTCCCGCTCTATCCGCTGATGGCCAGGCTGCTCTATGAACTCGGCATTCCGATGGAGCTGGCATTGCGCTTGCTTTCCATCGCCTCGCTGGGCATCCTGGCGACAATGGTCTACCTGACCACCGTCCGCATCGGCGGTACGATGGCCGGCGCCACGGCAACCGTCACTTTGCTGGCCAGCAACATCGTCATCGAAAAAGCGCTCAACGGTTATCCGAACATGTTGATGCTGCTTTTGCTGACCGCCGGCCAGCTCAGTTGGTTCACGCTGGGCGCCCGCCGCGGCAACTGGAGCGCGGCATGGCTGGCGGGCTTCGGTTTCACCGCGCTGGCTTTTTACGTCGGCGGCTTCATGGCCATCGTCTATTTCATCTTTCCGCTGATTTTCCTGCGGCGGCCGCTGAGCGTCAGCACCAAGCTGAACCGTCCCGGCTTTTATCTCGGCCTGGTGCTGCTGGCGCTGGTGATTCTGTTCTGGAAACTGCCGATTCTGCTCTACGACGGCAATGTCCAGAGCGACCCGTTCTGGCTGGCCCTGCCGACCGTCGGCCAATACCTCTATCACCTCTGTTTCTTCCCGCTGGATGTGATCGTGCGGTTCCTGCCGTGGACGCTGATCGCCTGGACTCCGTTCTGCGTCGCTTTTCAGCCGCTGGACCCGGTGCCGATTTTCAGCCGGTATCTGCGCACGCTGTTCATTTCATTGTTCTTCCTGCTCTGGTTCAGTCCGCTGACCGAACCGCGCGACATCATTCTGCTGGCGCCGCCGCTGGGAATCATGACCGGCATCAACTACTGGCTGCTGGTCCGCCGTTACGGCGGCCAACTGCACAAGCTGCTGACGCCATTCCTCTGGCTGACCGCCGCCGCCGGGATTGCCATCCTGGGCTTTTATCTGCTGCCGCCGGAATGGTGGACGCAGTTTTTTCCGCTGGAACGCAGTCTGGAGTTCAGGCACTCGCTGTTCGCCAAGACCAACGGCATCCTGCTGGGCACGCTCGCACTTTTCATCGGCATTTTCCTGTGGAAAATGTACCGGCATATTCCGATTTGGCTGACGCTGCTGCTGCTGACCATGGCTCCGGTACTGTTCTACTGGAGCATCACCCGACCCTACAGCGATCAGGAGAACAGCAAGCGGAAATTCGCCCTCTCCCTGCGCAACGCGCTGCTGACGGACACCGGCGACCGGCTGCCGGCGGTTTACATCAACGACATCCGCGGGTTGTACGGCGAATGTTTTTACCTGGGCGGCAAGGTTTATAAATTATCCTCGCTGCGCGAATTGCCGCAGGATGCGCCGGTCGTCTATCTGATCAGCCCGGATTATCCGGAATCACGCGCCGGCCGGAACTGGAAAAATCTGCTGGACAAAACCTATCAAGAGAAACGCATCTGTCTGTGGCGGGGCGAACTGGACCCGACGACGACGGCGCCGGAGCCCTGA